One window of Pseudomonadota bacterium genomic DNA carries:
- a CDS encoding addiction module protein produces the protein MSDPVEEILAQLPHLSAEERAVLRAELDAVEQSSDSPEEIEAAWRDEIVRRIRSIQSGEAELVDGADMMRRLRAKTRR, from the coding sequence ATCCTTGCTCAGCTACCGCATCTATCGGCTGAAGAGCGAGCGGTGCTCCGCGCCGAGCTCGATGCGGTCGAGCAGAGCTCCGACTCGCCCGAGGAAATCGAGGCGGCGTGGCGTGACGAAATCGTGCGACGCATTCGGTCGATACAAAGCGGTGAGGCGGAGCTGGTCGACGGGGCGGACATGATGCGTCGCTTGCGTGCTAAAACGCGCCGGTAA